The following proteins come from a genomic window of Lycium ferocissimum isolate CSIRO_LF1 chromosome 4, AGI_CSIRO_Lferr_CH_V1, whole genome shotgun sequence:
- the LOC132053346 gene encoding prohibitin-1, mitochondrial — protein sequence MNLNNVKVPNMPGGGAASALIKLGVIAGLGVYGVSNSLYNVEGGHRAIVFNRIIGVKDKVYPEGTHFMIPWFERPVIYDVRARPHLVESTSGSRDLQMVKIGLRVLTRPVPDQLPTVYRTLGENYNERVLPSIIHETLKAVVAQYNASQLITQRENVSREIRKILTQRAANFNIALDDVSITSLTFGKEFTAAIEAKQVAAQEAERAKFVVEKAEQDKRSAVIRAQGEAKSAQLIGQAIANNPAFITLRKIEAAREIAQTISHAANKVYLSADDLLLNLQDLNLDTARK from the exons ATGAATCTCAACAATGTTAAGGTTCCCAATATGCCTGGTGGTGGTGCAGCTTCTGCTTTGATCAAGTTGGGAGTTATTGCTGGTCTTGGTGTGTATGGAGTTTCCAACAGTCTCTACAATGTTGAGGGTGGGCATCGTGCCATTGTTTTCAACCGTATTATTGGTGTTAAAGATAAG GTTTATCCAGAAGGGACCCACTTCATGATTCCTTGGTTTGAAAGACCAGTCATATATGATGTCCGTGCACGCCCCCATCTTGTTGAGAGCACTTCTGGAAGTCGTGATCTTCAGATG GTAAAAATTGGTCTTAGGGTTCTCACTCGTCCAGTTCCGGACCAACTCCCCACTGTTTACCGAACTCTTGGTGAAAACTACAATGAAAGGGTCCTACCTTCAattattcatgaaactttgaaaGCTGTGGTTGCCCAGTACAATGCTAGCCAGCTCATCACCCAGAGAGAG AATGTTAGCAGAGAAATAAGGAAGATTTTGACACAAAGGGCAGCCAACTTCAACATTGCTTTAGATGATGTATCCATAACAAGCCTGACTTTTGGAAAAGAATTTACAGCTGCAATTGAAGCAAAACAAGTGGCTGCTCAAGAAGCCGAGAGGGCAAAGTTTGTTGTGGAAAAAGCTGAGCAAGATAAGCGAAGTGCTGTTATCAGAGCTCAG GGAGAGGCTAAGAGTGCCCAGCTTATTGGACAAGCTATTGCCAACAATCCAGCATTTATCACGCTCAGGAAAATTGAAGCAGCCAGAGAAATTGCCCAGACCATCTCACATGCGGCAAACAAGGTGTACTTGAGTGCCGACGATCTGTTGCTCAACCTTCAGGACTTGAACTTGGACACTGCACGAAAGTGA
- the LOC132054787 gene encoding glucan endo-1,3-beta-D-glucosidase-like — MAKQNLFLCFLVFLSFTRFCQGNTGRPKVWCVADDTASDDILMDFFDRVPTKYLENIAPGKPCFLPFTTRSLASYVLNLVYRKTGKCPPHLGEKTSIDPSYGNCKYP, encoded by the exons ATGGCAaagcaaaatttatttttgtgctTCCTTGTGTTTTTGTCCTTCACGAGGTTTTGTCAG GGAAATACTGGAAGGCCTAAGGTGTGGTGTGTGGCAGATGATACGGCAAGTGATGATATACTTATGGATTTTTTTGATAGGGTACCTACCAAATATCTTGAGAACATAGCACCTGGAAAACCTTGTttcttgccttttaccactcGCAGCCTTGCTTCCTATGTTCTTAACCTTGTTTATAGGAAAACTGGCAAGTGTCCTCCTCATTTGGGCGAAAAGACATCAATTGATCCTT CTTATGGAAACTGCAAATATCCATAA